GACCTGGGTCGAGGGACGAAGGCGCGGCCGACTACAGCGCGTTCGTCCGTCGCCGTTCGCGGTCCCGGAGCTCCCGGAGCACCCGGTCGAGGATCGCCGCCTCCCCCTTTCGAAGGTGCTCGAGCGCCGTCGGCGCCGAGACGTCGTTTTTCTCGGCCAGTTCCTTCGCGGAGACGTCCCGCGGCCAGCCGTAGTACCCTTCCTCGAGCGCCGACAGCAGGTAAGACAGCTGGCGCGCGGAGATGTCGCGCTGGAGTTCGTCGACGAGGTCGTGGGCGTCGATCTCCTCGGGTTTGTAGTCGATGACCCGCCGGACGTCGACGTCGGCGACCTCCTCCAGGGCCGCGACCGACTGGCCGATCTCAGACCCGTCGGCGAGCAGCGTCCAGTGCTCGCGGTCGTCGACGACCCGGACCTCGCCGATCGGCGTCAGCGAGGAGGAGACCAGCGTGGTGTAGATGGAGTCGTTCGCGTCGGACCGGGTGTGGATCCGCACGGAGTCGCCGCGGGACTCGAGGACGTCCGTCGAGCGGACGGAGCCGTACGTCGTCACCGCCGCTTCGACCTCCGCGAGGTCGGCGTCGCCGCTCGAGGTGAGCACGACCGTCGCGAGGATGTCGGTGCCGTCCGAGCAGATGTCGGTGACGACGAGTTCGGCGCCCGGAAACCGCCTCGTCAGTGCCAGCATCCAGCAGTCTTCGTGCCAGAGACGAAGCCCGATCCGTTTTTTCATAGCACGTCAGTATGCAAGTCCATCTCACACAAAGGGTAAAAACGTATCGCACTGTGAACAACCCTTACCGCGCGAGAAGCCGGTACACCGCCTCGCCGACGCCGGCCACCGCGTCGGTCCCGTACCCCCAGTGTGCGAGGCGGTCGGTGCAGACGGCGTAGACGAGCGTTCGATCGCCGACGGTGAGCAGTCCCGCGTCGGCCGCGACGGACTCGATCGACCCCGTCTTGTGGGCGATCTCGACGTCGTCGGTTTCGGTCGGCAGGTACCGAGCGGCCATCGAGGCGTCCGTCTGTTCGGCGAGCGGGACGAGCAGGCGCTCGGAGGCCGCCGGGGACAGCCGCTCGCCGCGGTGGATCCCCCCGAGGAGTCGCGCGCAGTCGAGCGGCGTGACCGTGTTCAGGTACGGCCCCTCGGGAACCGACGCCCCCGCGAGCGGCTCCGTCCGCATCATCTTCCGCCGGAGCGCCGTCCCTTCCAGCCCCAGCCGATCCGCACACGCGGCGATCCGCTCGAGGCCGAGGTGGTCGATCAGTTCGTTCGTCGCCGTGTTGTCGCTGATGGCGATCATCGCGTACGCACACTCCTCGAGGGTGGGGCGGGGCGACTCGAGCAGGTGGAACAGGCCGGCGCCGCCGACGCGGTTCTCCGGCGAGATCGGCCCGCGCTCGGAGAGTTCCTCGAGGCGGCCGTCGTAGCGCTCGTAGAGCGCGTAGAGGAGCAGGAGCTTCACGACGCTCGCGCTGCCGAACCGCTCGCTGTGCGCCCGCGCGACGATCGGGTCCCCTTCGGGGGCGTCCGCGTCGCCGACGTACACCCCCAGTCGCCCCTCGAGCCCGTCGGCGACGGCGTCGACGTACGTCCCGAGTTCGGCCGCCGACCGCAGCGACGGTGGCGGACGGGCCACCGTCCGACCGCGCTCGATTCCGCCGTCGTCGCGCCCGAAAGCGTCGCTTCCGTCCATACGGTGCGTCCGGTCGCGGACCACCAGAACCGTGACCCTCGCATGCTAGGGCCTCCCTTTTCACGTGACGTGGGCATGGCGAACGTATGCACCTCGAGGCACGGCGAGCGCGGCTTCTCGAACGGGAGTCGGCGCTCCGGTCGCCGTTCGAAACGCCAGTCTACGTCTTCTGGGAGGACGACATCAGGGAGAACTACCGGCGCCTGCGTGGCGCCCTCGACGACCACTACCCGGACTCCGCGATCCACTTCGCGGTGAAGGCGAACTACAATCCCGGCATCCTCTCGGTGCTCCGCGACGAGGGCTGTCGCGCCGAAGTGTACGCCGGCGGCGAGCTCACCGCGGCCCTCGAGGCCGGCTTCGATCCGTCGGAGCTGCTCGTGACCGGGATGAACCGCCGGCCGGCCGACGTCGAGCGCGCTCTCGAGTGCGGCGTCGAGCGGTTCCTCGTCGACAACGCGACCGAACTCGAGCGGCTGATCGAGATCGCGACCGACCTCGAGCGCCGCCCGCAGGTGCTGATTCGCGGCAACCCCTCCATGGAGGTGCCGACTCACCCCGAGGTGGCGACGGCGACCCACGAGACCAAGTTCGGGCTGGACATCGACTCGGGCCGGGCGATGACCGTCGCCGAGCGGGCCGTCGACTCCGCCGCCGTCGACCTGACGGGTGTCCAACTTCACATCGGCAGCCAGATCAAAAGCGCTGAGCCCTACGGCGTCGCCGCGCGGGCGATGTGCGGGTTCGCCGCCGAGATCCGCGACGAACTCGGCGTCGAGATCGACGTCCTCGACCTCGGGGGCGGCTTTCCCGTCTCCTACGACGAGGACGTTCCCGCCGCCGAAACGATCGTCGAGCGGATCGCCGACACCGTCGCCGAGGCGACGGCCGAGGCAGGACTCCCGGCGCCGACGCTCTACCTCGAGCCGGGCCGGCGGCTCGTCGGCAACGCCGGCACCCTGCTCGCGACCGTCGGCGTCGTCAAGGAGACCCCCTACCGGACGTTCGCCGTCCTCGACGCGGGGACGAACGCCGTCTCCTCGTACTGGCCGTACCCGATCTACGCCCTCGCCGAGGGCGAGCCGACCGAACGCTACCACGTCGCCGGTCCGCTCTGTTACTCCGGGGACGTGATCGCCGAAGACGTCCCCCTGCCGCCGCTCGAGCGGGACGACGTGATCGCCGTCGACCGGATCGGCGCCTACTCGCTGGGCAGCGCCTCGAACACGAACGCCCAGCCGAAGCCGCCGGTCCTGCTCGCCCGCTCGAACGGCGACGTCGACGTGATCCGCGAACCCGAGCGCTACGAGGACGTCATCTCTCACGCGGCGGTCCCCGCCGACCTCGCCGACGCGGCGCCGGTTCCGTCCGCGACGGACGCGGAGGGTGGACGATGACGACGCCGGCCGATCTCGCCCTCGAGCGCGCCGCGGCGGTCGCCGCCCCCGACCGCCGGGTCGAGCCGTTCGACCTCGAGGCGCGGGTCGAATCCGACGGCGTCGTCCTCGAGGGAGTCCTCGGAACCGAGTGCGTCCGGCGAGCGGTCCGCCGGGAACTCGACCGGACCCCCGGCGTCGGAGTCGTGCGAGACGAGACGGTCGTCCTGGAGGGAGACGGCGAGGCGCTGACGGTGAGCCGCGACGCCGTTCCCGTCCGCGGCGCGCCGGAGACCGACGCCGAGCAGGTGACCCAGGCGCTGTACGGCGCCGCCCTCACCGGCTACGACCGGGAGGCGGGGTGGCGGCGGGTCCGGGTCTCGGACGGCTACGTCGGCTGGGTCGAGCGCGAGCACCTCGAGCGGCCGGCGGACGAAAACGGCGGCTCGTGGACCGCCGATGCGGTGATCACCGCCACACCGGCGACGCCGCTCGAGGGCGGGCACGGAACGCCCGCCCGCCTCCAGGCCGGAACCGGCTGTCGGTTCGAGGGCGAATCCGACGGGGTCGCGACCGTCGCGTTTCGGACCGGCGCGAGCGCCCGCCTTCCCACCGACGCGGTGCGCTCGCTCTCGGAGGCGACGCCGGCAGCGCCCGTCGGAACCGGCGAGGACGTCGTCGCTGTCGCCAGGGGCTTCCTCGAGACGCCCTACGAGTGGGGCGGGATGCGCGCCGACGGCATCGACTGCTCGGGGCTCGCCTGGGTGTCCTACGCCACCCTCGGCGTCGTCCTCCCGCGAGACGCCGACCAGCAGGAGACGGTCGGCGCCGACGTCGACCGGGACGACCTCGCTCCCGGCGACCTCCTCTTTTTCCCCGGCCACGTCGCCATCAGCCTCGGCGGGAGCGAGTACGTCCACGCCTACGGCGACGCCGACGGGGTGACGATCAACAGCCTCGACCCCGACGACGACCGCTACGTCGAGTCCCTTGACGACTCCCTGCGGACGACGAAGCGGCTGCTCGAGTAGGCGCCCGCTCAGTCCACCCGTCGAAGCGAGAGGACCGCCGTCGAACACGCTTCCACGTCGAGGTCGACCGCGACCGTCTCCCCCCGAACCGCGAGCGCGGCGTCGACGTCCGATGGGGACTCGAGGTCGAGTTTACCCTCGAACGGGCGCTCGAGGTCGAGACGACACTCGTGATCGACGGTCGACCAGTTCGTGACCACGAGAGCGGTCTCGTCGGCCGAAACCCGCCAGTGGCCGGCCAGCACCGCCTCGAGGGCGACGTCGTAGCGGCCGTGGCGGTACATCTCCCACTCGACGGTGTGGGTCGGCACGCCCGCGACCGCGGGGTCCCGAAGGCGTTCGCCCAGGGTGATCGCGCGAGCGCGCCCCTCGAGCGCCTCGACGGCGCGACGGAGGTACCGCCGCTCTGTCTCGTGTTCGTCCTCGAGCAGCGCCTCGGCGACGTAGTGGCTGAGCCAGCCGAGCTGGCCCCCGAAGACGAGACACTGGGCGACTTTCGACCGGAACGCCGCGCCCGACTCGAGGTCGCACCCGAAGAACTGCCGGCCGAAGGTGGCGCAGTAGTCGCCGTACACCGCGGGAAACAGCGGAATCAGGCCGTCACGCGCGGAGTTCCACATGAGGTAGCCCGCGAGGCGATCCATGTACGGTTCGGCGTTGTTCTCGGTCGTCACGGCGAACTCGGGTCGGGTTTCGTCGGCGTCAGCCCGGATTCCAGCGAGGAGGTCGCGGTAGCCGTCGACGCCGTAGCTCCCCCCGCCTGGCGGGTGGCCGTGGTCCGTCGCGACGCAGTCCGGCGGCGCGTACGCTCCGAGCTGGTCGAGGTACACCGCACTCGCGGCCGTCTCCTCGCGGAGTTGGGTGACGACGTCCCGGATCGTCTCGCGCCACGCCGAAACGGCGGGACACATCGCGACCATCCGCTGGCCGCCGTAGCTCTCGTAGGCGAGCGCGCGATCGACCGGCTCGAGGCGGGCGCTCGCCACCCGCGCGGCGGCGTCCTCGAGCCCGCGGCGTCGCCACGTCTCGCCGTTCGGGTCGGCGATCCGGGCGTTGACGTACGGCATCACCCGGACGTCGTCGGCCTCGAGGGCGGCCACCGCCTCGAGCCACCCCTCGCGGGCCGGGAAGTAATCGGGATAGTCGACGTCGAACGGCCCCTGGTGCCAGGTGTACCAGTGGACCCCCGTCGGCACCGGGAACGCGTCCCGGAGGCGCTCGAGGAGGGCGAGGTCGCCCTCGATATCGGTCTCGCGCGGGGCGAGCAACCACCAGAGCCGACGCTCGAGGAACCACTCCGGAACGTCCCCCCGATCGGCGAGCGGTCCGGCGTCGGTCCAGCCGGCGCCCGCCGTCGCCCACCGGCGGTAGCGCCGGGCGGCGTCGTACCAGTCGCCCGCAACCGTCGCGGTCACGACCGGGTACGGAAACGAGACCGTCGTCGCCGGCTCGCCGACTCCCGGAGGTCGATGACTGATCTCGAGGCCGAGCGCGCCATCGGCGGGATCTGTCGCGAACGACTTGGGTCGGCCCCGCGGGTCGTGGGCCGCGACGTAGGCGCCGCCGTCGCCCCCGAGAACCGAGAGGAACTGCATGTTACAGCGGGCGCCGGGATACCGGGCCTCGTAGGTCGCGTCGTCGGGGTTCTCGAGTGGCTCCCTGACACACCGCCCCCAGCCGTCCGGCAGCACCAGTTCGGTGTCGCCGCCGGTACCGCTGTCGACGACCACCTCGTCGACGGCAGGTAGCGACACCGACTCGAGACTCGCCGCGACGCCGTCGACCGCGAGTTCCGCGCTCCAGGAGACCGCGCTGGAGCCGTCCTCGAGCCGTCCGGAGAGCGTCGTTGAGACGGTTCCCGACTCCGCTTCGAACTCGAGGGGTTCTTCGCGCCAGCGCAGGGTCACCTCGGCGCCCGTCGCGGTCGCGGTGCGGTCTGCGGTGAACGTCGCGCCCGCCCCGTTTGCCGTCGCGGCCACGCCGTCCGCGTCGCGGAACGCGGCCGTCCAGAACGCGCCGTCGTCGGCGCGGAACGCGACCCTTCGCTCGCCGTCTGCGAGAATCAGTTCCGAACCGCCGCCGCCGACGGTACACTCGAGGCCCTCGACCGAAACCGACACCGACTCGTCCGTCTGCGGAGCCATTTCCGGATCGTACGGAACCGAGGGTATAGTAGCCACTGAAAGTCACTGCACACTGCTCGCGGAGGCTCGCCCGAAGCCGCCCCCACCGCGCCGGTTTCGGGCGTCGCGTGCGAGCAGTGTGCAACCCGTTTCAGTTGTTACGATATCAGTCCCGGTGGAAGCGACAACCAGGTCGAACTCACCGTGACTCGTCCATTGTTGGGCCGGGATTCATAAGCCGACCCCGACAATCGCTCGCCATGCACGCACGTCCACGACGAACCGACCGCCGATGGGGGAAGCGATGATCGTCGACAGCGTCGACGTCTTCGAACTCGATCTCGCGCTGACCGACGCCTTCGAGATCTCGCTCGGAACCAAAGAACGGGCGGCGAACGTCCTCGTCCGCATCGAGACCGACTCCGGAACCGTCGGCCACGGCGAGGCCGCCCCGCTCGAGACGATCACCGGCGAGACCCAGGCGAGCGCGGCGGCGGCCGCACGAGCGGGGGCGGCGGTCCTCGAGGGCGGGGACCTCCGAAACCGGCGCGGCCTCGTCTCGGAGCTTCGGAGCGCGCTTCCAGGATCGGTCTCCGCGATTCTGGCCCTCGAGACCGCCTGCTACGACGCCTACTGTCGCGAGCGGGGGATCGCCCTGGCGGAGTGTTTCGGCGGGAAGCCGACGCCCGTCCGGACGGATATTACGATCTCGATCGTCGACGCCGAAACCGCGGCCGCCGAGGCCGAGGCGGCGATCGAGGGCGGTTTCGACGAACTCAAAATCAAGGTCGGCGGCGACCTCGCTGACGACCTCGCGCGCGTCGCGGCGGTTAGAGAGGTCGCCCCCGACGCCGCGGTCAAGGTCGACGCGAACCAGGGCTGGACGCCCAAGAAGGCGATCCGGTTCGCCGATCGGGCTCGCGCCCGCGACTTCGACCTCGAGTTGCTCGAACAGCCCGTCCACCGCGACGACATCGCGGGGTTGAAGCGAGTCACCGACGCCGTCGACGTTCCCGTCGCGGCCGACGAGGCGGTCTTCACGCCCGCCGACGCGACCCGGATCGCGCGCGAACGGGCGGCCGACGTCGTGAACATCAAGCTCGCGAAGTCGGGACTCACCGACGGTGCGGCGATCGCCGAGATCGCCCGCGGCGCGAACCTCGAGTGTATGGTGGGCTGCATGCTCGAGTCCGCCCTCGGCCTGCACACCAGCGCCCACCTCGTCGCCGGGCTGGGCGGCTTCGCCTACGTCGACCTCGACGGCAACCTCTCACACGCCGACCGGCTCACGGACGTCCCGCGCGGACCGGTGCTCGACGTCGAGGGGCCGGGTCACGGCATCGTCCCCGACGCGGACGTCCTCGCGGACCTCGAGGACGCCGGCCGATGAGCGCCGCGGGCGGAACGGAGCCGTTCGAGGTCGGGGAGACGGCCGACGCACCCCGCGTCCGGGCACTGCTCGAGGAGGGCCTCGAGCGGGAGCGTTACACCGGCGCGGTCGCGGTGTTCGGCGGACCCGACGAGCCGCCGGCGCTCGAGGCCGTCGGCCAGCCCTCGCCGACCGACGACCGGCCCGTCACGGGCGAGACGCCGTTCGACGTCGCCTCGCTCACCAAACCGATCGTGACGACCACCGCGTTCTTCCGACTGCTCGAGCGCGGCGACCTCACGCTGACGGATACGGTGGGCGATCACGTGCCGGCCCTCGAACGCCGGCGCCGCGGCGAGATCCCGCTGCACCGGCTGCTGACCCACACCTCGGGGCTCCAGCCGTACGCGTTTTCCGAGGAGTGGTCGAGCCGGGAGGAGGTTCTCGAGGCGCTGTACGACCGCCACCTCTTCGACCGGCGGATCGGCGACGGCTTCGTCTACAGCTGTCTGAACTACGTTCACCTGGCCGAGGTGCTCCGCCGGGTGACCGGCGACTCGCTCGCGGCCCTCGCCGAGGAGCACGTCCTCGAGCCGGTGGCGATGAGGGGAGCAAGCCTCGGTCCATACGATTCGCCCCCGTCGACGGGCGTGGTCGCGACCTACGACCGCGAGTACGACGGCCGCGGCGAGATCGTAAACGAGGTCCACGACCCGATCGCGAACGCGATGGGCGCCGAGAGCGGCAACGCCGGCCTGTTCGCCTCCGGCCTCGACGTCGCGCGGTTCGCGCGCTCGTTGCTGGCAGACGCCGGGGGCGCGGGGCGGGTGCTGTCGGCCCCGACGGTCGACTGCCTGGCGGTCCGGCGAAGCGGAACCGAGACCGCCTCGCAGGGCTACGGCTGGCGCGTCGCGACGGACCTGATTCCGGCTCCCCAGTGGTCCGGGCGGTCGATCGGTCACACCGGGTTTACGGGGACCTCGCTCTGGCTGGATCTCGAGGCCGGACGCTTCGCCTGTCTGCTCACGAACGCCGTCTACCACGACGTCCAGCTCTACCGGTTCCGCCAGCGCTACCACGCGATCGTACCCGCCCGCGGCTAACCGCCGGTCGGACGAAAACCCTTTTCGGAGTCGTCAGCGAACTCGAGTCGTGACGCGCACCCGAGAGATTCGACGGGCGGCGCAGACGGACGCCGCGGCCATCCGCGATGTCGCCCGCGAGAGCTGGCACGCCGCCTACGACGACCTGCTCGGGAGCGATACCGTCGACGCCGTCGTCGACGACTGGTACGCGATCGACCGCCTCCGGAGCGCAATCGGGGCGTCGAGCCACCACGTTTTCGTCGCCGGCGAGGTCGTCGGCTTCGGCCACGCCAGCCCGTGGGAGGGAGCCCCCGACGTCGCCCACCTGACGCGGCTCTACGTCCACCCCGCCTTCTGGGGCGACGGCGTCGGCTCGCACCTGCTCGAGCACCTCGACGCCGCTCTCGCTGGAGAGGGGTACGAGCGGCTGCGACTCGAGGTGTTCGCCGAGAACGACGTCGGCGTCGGCTTCTACGAGTCGCGGGGGTTCGACCGACTCGAGACGATCGAGGAGGAGTTTCTGGGTGAGACGTACGACGTCGCGGTCTACGGGCGGCCGATCGGCTCCGAGTGAGTACGAACGGGATGACTTCCGCCAGGAACGGCGCGGCAACCGGTACGGACGATCAGGTGTACAGGAGGTGAAGCGCCTCCCGTATGTGGTAGGTCGCCTCTCGATCGTCGCTGCGCGCGAGTGCCTTCTCGAGGTGGTGTTCGATTCGTCGGTGTTCGGAGTCACTTTCTTCGGTCGGCCCGCTGAACTCTGCACTCATGTCGTCTTCACCAGTAATGGTGATATCTAAAGGACATAAATCCTTCGTCGGGTCGCCGACATGAATCGGAACGAGTCGGGAAACGGCAGCCGAACGACTGGAACGGCGGTCTCTCGAGGGCTTCGCGTCGCGCGGTGAAACCGCGCGAACGGTATGCTGGACCTCTGGTCCCGCACTACTCAACTCTCGCTCTCCTCGCGGCATTCGCCGCTCGGTACGTCGAGGCCTCGTTCCCTTCGCTCACTCGGCCTCGCTCTCCTCAACCACCTCGATCCCCCGGTTGTTGACCGCCTGGGGGTCGAGGCCGACCTCCTGGAGGAACCCCTTGTACTCGCGTTCGCACTGCTCGGCGGCCTTCTGTTTGTCGCTCGCGCGATCGCACAGGGCGATGAGGTTCTCTGGCACGTCGTTCTGGTAGACGATCCAGTGGTTGATCAGGTCGCTAAGCCTTCGGATCGGGCTGGTGAAGTGGCCGTAGATCTCGAAGTTCAGCGCGTGGTGGCCGCCGAACGGGTCGTTCATGTACTTCGCCCGCGGCATCACCTTCATCACGGCCCACTGGATCTTGTCGAGCTGGCGACCCGGCGCGGTCTCGAGCGTGGCGTTGACCGCTCTCCGGGGATCGTCCCAGGTGTCGCCGGGGATCGAAACCCCGTCTAGCTCCTGGATCTCCTGGAGGGCTTTCGACCACTCGTCGGGGCTGGGCTGGGGGTGGACCCGGTACATCGCCTCGACCCCGCGGGACCACATCAGCTCGTGCGTGACGGCCTTGTTCGCCTTCAGCATGCACTCCTCGATGATGGTGTGGGCGCGGTCCCGACTCGGGTTGAGTACCAGCGAGCCGTCCTCCTTTCGCTGCTCGTGCATCCGGTCTGCGACCTCGTGAACCAGGACGTTCTCCTCGTGGAGGGGCGCGTCGGGGTCCTCGAGTCGCTTCTCGGCCTGGGCGTAGGTGAGCCGCTCGTCGGACTCGATGACGGACTTGTAGATGTCGATGGACTCGTAGGAGAGCTCCTCCTTGTCGAGGTGCATCTCGACGGTGTGGGCGAAGCGCTCCTCGTTGGGAACCAGCGAGCAGACCGACTCCGCGAGCACCGGCGGCAGCATGTGGATGGTGTAGCCGGGCAGGTAGACGGTGTTGCCCCGCTCGACGGCCTCGGCCCACATCGCCGACTCGGGGTGGACGTAGTGGGTCACGTCGGCGATGTGAACCCAGAGGACGTACTCGTCGTCGCGCTCCTCGATCGAGAGCGCGTCGTCGAAGTCCTGAGCGTCGATCGGGTCGGTCGTCCACGTCGTGAGGTGGCGCAGATCCGTCCGCTCGTCGTCGTCGATCCCCTCGCTGATCTCCGACTGGATGTCTTCAGTGCGCGCTTCGGCCTCCTCGAGCACCTCGGGCGGAAACCCGTCGCGGATCTCGAGTTTTTCGAACAGTTCCTCGCGTTTGTTCTCGAGGTGGCGGGCGAGTTCCTCGCTGATCTCGACCGGACCCTGTCCCTCGGCCGTACCGGCGGCCGCCTGGGCGTCGGCTGCGTCGTCGCTCATATCCTCGCCTACGAAGGTGAGCGTCAAAGACGTGTCGGGAGCGCTCGAGTCGGACGAACGAATCGACCGCCGATCAGGACTCTTCGAGCGGGCCGTACCGTTCCTCGACGACCGCCAGGTACCACGAGAGGAACTCCGCCTGGCTGCGCTCGCCGGCACCGACCTCGACGAGCAGCGCCTCGAGTTCGGCCCGCGAGTGGCGACACAGGTCGTTGTCGCAGGGTTTACACAGGTGTTCGAACGTCTTTCCCTCGCGGTCCCACCGGTCGCCGTACTTGTCGTACTCCCGGGCCCGGTCGCGGGCGAGCTCGCGACCGCAGGCGATACAGGTCACCAGCCGCTCGCGTCGCCTGGCACGCCACATACTGTCACCCTGTTCGTGTTCGTACTTAGCGGTTGCCACGCCACACCTCGCGGGGAGCGGGCGTTTTATAGCCGGACCGGTCGTTGGGCCGGGTATGCAGGTGAAATCACGCCACCACCTTCGCAGCGACGCCGTCTCGGACCTCGAGACGGCCATCGCCGAGAAGCTGGGTGTGACGCTCGACGGCGACAGCTACGAGCGCGTCGAGTTCGAGGAATCAGATACCGAAGTCGTGCTCGTCGACGGCGAGCCACACGTCACGTACTTCGACGGCGAGCCGTTTCTCACCGTCCGCGGCGCCAACGCCTACGAACCCGACCGCCGCGATGTCGTCGTCGACGCCGGCGCCGTC
Above is a genomic segment from Natrononativus amylolyticus containing:
- a CDS encoding serine hydrolase is translated as MDGSDAFGRDDGGIERGRTVARPPPSLRSAAELGTYVDAVADGLEGRLGVYVGDADAPEGDPIVARAHSERFGSASVVKLLLLYALYERYDGRLEELSERGPISPENRVGGAGLFHLLESPRPTLEECAYAMIAISDNTATNELIDHLGLERIAACADRLGLEGTALRRKMMRTEPLAGASVPEGPYLNTVTPLDCARLLGGIHRGERLSPAASERLLVPLAEQTDASMAARYLPTETDDVEIAHKTGSIESVAADAGLLTVGDRTLVYAVCTDRLAHWGYGTDAVAGVGEAVYRLLAR
- a CDS encoding helix-turn-helix domain-containing protein; this encodes MKKRIGLRLWHEDCWMLALTRRFPGAELVVTDICSDGTDILATVVLTSSGDADLAEVEAAVTTYGSVRSTDVLESRGDSVRIHTRSDANDSIYTTLVSSSLTPIGEVRVVDDREHWTLLADGSEIGQSVAALEEVADVDVRRVIDYKPEEIDAHDLVDELQRDISARQLSYLLSALEEGYYGWPRDVSAKELAEKNDVSAPTALEHLRKGEAAILDRVLRELRDRERRRTNAL
- a CDS encoding GNAT family N-acetyltransferase yields the protein MTRTREIRRAAQTDAAAIRDVARESWHAAYDDLLGSDTVDAVVDDWYAIDRLRSAIGASSHHVFVAGEVVGFGHASPWEGAPDVAHLTRLYVHPAFWGDGVGSHLLEHLDAALAGEGYERLRLEVFAENDVGVGFYESRGFDRLETIEEEFLGETYDVAVYGRPIGSE
- the lysA gene encoding diaminopimelate decarboxylase, producing the protein MHLEARRARLLERESALRSPFETPVYVFWEDDIRENYRRLRGALDDHYPDSAIHFAVKANYNPGILSVLRDEGCRAEVYAGGELTAALEAGFDPSELLVTGMNRRPADVERALECGVERFLVDNATELERLIEIATDLERRPQVLIRGNPSMEVPTHPEVATATHETKFGLDIDSGRAMTVAERAVDSAAVDLTGVQLHIGSQIKSAEPYGVAARAMCGFAAEIRDELGVEIDVLDLGGGFPVSYDEDVPAAETIVERIADTVAEATAEAGLPAPTLYLEPGRRLVGNAGTLLATVGVVKETPYRTFAVLDAGTNAVSSYWPYPIYALAEGEPTERYHVAGPLCYSGDVIAEDVPLPPLERDDVIAVDRIGAYSLGSASNTNAQPKPPVLLARSNGDVDVIREPERYEDVISHAAVPADLADAAPVPSATDAEGGR
- a CDS encoding dipeptide epimerase, which gives rise to MIVDSVDVFELDLALTDAFEISLGTKERAANVLVRIETDSGTVGHGEAAPLETITGETQASAAAAARAGAAVLEGGDLRNRRGLVSELRSALPGSVSAILALETACYDAYCRERGIALAECFGGKPTPVRTDITISIVDAETAAAEAEAAIEGGFDELKIKVGGDLADDLARVAAVREVAPDAAVKVDANQGWTPKKAIRFADRARARDFDLELLEQPVHRDDIAGLKRVTDAVDVPVAADEAVFTPADATRIARERAADVVNIKLAKSGLTDGAAIAEIARGANLECMVGCMLESALGLHTSAHLVAGLGGFAYVDLDGNLSHADRLTDVPRGPVLDVEGPGHGIVPDADVLADLEDAGR
- a CDS encoding C40 family peptidase — encoded protein: MTTPADLALERAAAVAAPDRRVEPFDLEARVESDGVVLEGVLGTECVRRAVRRELDRTPGVGVVRDETVVLEGDGEALTVSRDAVPVRGAPETDAEQVTQALYGAALTGYDREAGWRRVRVSDGYVGWVEREHLERPADENGGSWTADAVITATPATPLEGGHGTPARLQAGTGCRFEGESDGVATVAFRTGASARLPTDAVRSLSEATPAAPVGTGEDVVAVARGFLETPYEWGGMRADGIDCSGLAWVSYATLGVVLPRDADQQETVGADVDRDDLAPGDLLFFPGHVAISLGGSEYVHAYGDADGVTINSLDPDDDRYVESLDDSLRTTKRLLE
- a CDS encoding RNA-binding protein → MQVKSRHHLRSDAVSDLETAIAEKLGVTLDGDSYERVEFEESDTEVVLVDGEPHVTYFDGEPFLTVRGANAYEPDRRDVVVDAGAVSFVSDGADVMRPGITRADGEISPDDLVVIAEESHGKILAVGRARVHGSEMTGSEGKVIDSLHHVGDELFEFTG
- a CDS encoding DUF6259 domain-containing protein; translated protein: MAPQTDESVSVSVEGLECTVGGGGSELILADGERRVAFRADDGAFWTAAFRDADGVAATANGAGATFTADRTATATGAEVTLRWREEPLEFEAESGTVSTTLSGRLEDGSSAVSWSAELAVDGVAASLESVSLPAVDEVVVDSGTGGDTELVLPDGWGRCVREPLENPDDATYEARYPGARCNMQFLSVLGGDGGAYVAAHDPRGRPKSFATDPADGALGLEISHRPPGVGEPATTVSFPYPVVTATVAGDWYDAARRYRRWATAGAGWTDAGPLADRGDVPEWFLERRLWWLLAPRETDIEGDLALLERLRDAFPVPTGVHWYTWHQGPFDVDYPDYFPAREGWLEAVAALEADDVRVMPYVNARIADPNGETWRRRGLEDAAARVASARLEPVDRALAYESYGGQRMVAMCPAVSAWRETIRDVVTQLREETAASAVYLDQLGAYAPPDCVATDHGHPPGGGSYGVDGYRDLLAGIRADADETRPEFAVTTENNAEPYMDRLAGYLMWNSARDGLIPLFPAVYGDYCATFGRQFFGCDLESGAAFRSKVAQCLVFGGQLGWLSHYVAEALLEDEHETERRYLRRAVEALEGRARAITLGERLRDPAVAGVPTHTVEWEMYRHGRYDVALEAVLAGHWRVSADETALVVTNWSTVDHECRLDLERPFEGKLDLESPSDVDAALAVRGETVAVDLDVEACSTAVLSLRRVD
- a CDS encoding RNB domain-containing ribonuclease gives rise to the protein MSDDAADAQAAAGTAEGQGPVEISEELARHLENKREELFEKLEIRDGFPPEVLEEAEARTEDIQSEISEGIDDDERTDLRHLTTWTTDPIDAQDFDDALSIEERDDEYVLWVHIADVTHYVHPESAMWAEAVERGNTVYLPGYTIHMLPPVLAESVCSLVPNEERFAHTVEMHLDKEELSYESIDIYKSVIESDERLTYAQAEKRLEDPDAPLHEENVLVHEVADRMHEQRKEDGSLVLNPSRDRAHTIIEECMLKANKAVTHELMWSRGVEAMYRVHPQPSPDEWSKALQEIQELDGVSIPGDTWDDPRRAVNATLETAPGRQLDKIQWAVMKVMPRAKYMNDPFGGHHALNFEIYGHFTSPIRRLSDLINHWIVYQNDVPENLIALCDRASDKQKAAEQCEREYKGFLQEVGLDPQAVNNRGIEVVEESEAE
- a CDS encoding DUF7562 family protein — encoded protein: MWRARRRERLVTCIACGRELARDRAREYDKYGDRWDREGKTFEHLCKPCDNDLCRHSRAELEALLVEVGAGERSQAEFLSWYLAVVEERYGPLEES
- a CDS encoding serine hydrolase domain-containing protein; protein product: MSAAGGTEPFEVGETADAPRVRALLEEGLERERYTGAVAVFGGPDEPPALEAVGQPSPTDDRPVTGETPFDVASLTKPIVTTTAFFRLLERGDLTLTDTVGDHVPALERRRRGEIPLHRLLTHTSGLQPYAFSEEWSSREEVLEALYDRHLFDRRIGDGFVYSCLNYVHLAEVLRRVTGDSLAALAEEHVLEPVAMRGASLGPYDSPPSTGVVATYDREYDGRGEIVNEVHDPIANAMGAESGNAGLFASGLDVARFARSLLADAGGAGRVLSAPTVDCLAVRRSGTETASQGYGWRVATDLIPAPQWSGRSIGHTGFTGTSLWLDLEAGRFACLLTNAVYHDVQLYRFRQRYHAIVPARG